The proteins below are encoded in one region of Macrococcus armenti:
- the trmL gene encoding tRNA (uridine(34)/cytosine(34)/5-carboxymethylaminomethyluridine(34)-2'-O)-methyltransferase TrmL translates to MSSINIVLYQPEIPANTGNIARSCAATDTDLHLIRPLGFSTDDKMLRRAGLDYWKFVNITYYDSIEEFFEKNEGHYYLLTKFGQKPHTTFDYSNTDEKHYFIFGKETTGLPDWVKEKYMDTALRIPMNDNVRSLNLSNTAAILIYEALRQQNYPGLK, encoded by the coding sequence ATGTCATCAATCAATATCGTATTATATCAACCAGAAATACCTGCAAACACAGGTAATATCGCACGTAGCTGTGCAGCAACGGACACGGATTTACATTTAATCCGTCCATTAGGATTCTCAACAGACGACAAAATGTTACGACGTGCAGGTCTGGATTACTGGAAGTTTGTAAACATTACTTATTATGATAGTATCGAAGAATTTTTTGAAAAGAACGAAGGGCATTATTATTTACTGACTAAGTTCGGTCAGAAACCACATACTACATTTGATTACAGTAATACAGATGAGAAACACTACTTTATATTCGGAAAAGAAACGACAGGATTACCAGACTGGGTAAAAGAAAAGTATATGGACACTGCATTACGTATACCGATGAATGATAATGTCCGTTCATTAAACTTATCGAACACTGCAGCAATTCTTATATACGAGGCGTTACGTCAGCAAAACTATCCAGGATTAAAATAA
- a CDS encoding nuclease-related domain-containing protein, which translates to MRYIERFPSQQVYCFMHLKQRYNFDTFNVRDLEKKALGYIGEVMADDLIHDHFGQDACIYLTDLNYIINYTQIQIDSILIIENSMYIFEVKYYNFDLTFDGELYYYVNGEQFHALNNQLDKIRRLMYTVFEYKVDKIVIKPFFVNKNQTIYSKHREQFLTMENYKAFFNSIKKSTFYNEAVAAELINMRKPNEFDKPLEIPYHEVEKGAYCPSCYHKLIKHTTRKFQCTHCDATFSSREIIEASFKDLPILFPNVVITTALLYDWFGGLMSERNLRRYWDKQEIKHPFQLSFKREQ; encoded by the coding sequence GTGCGCTACATCGAAAGATTCCCCTCACAACAAGTCTACTGCTTTATGCATCTGAAACAAAGATACAACTTCGATACCTTCAATGTCCGTGACCTCGAAAAGAAAGCACTTGGTTATATCGGTGAAGTGATGGCCGATGATCTAATTCATGACCATTTCGGTCAGGACGCATGTATTTATTTAACAGATTTAAACTATATAATTAACTATACCCAAATTCAGATTGATTCTATCTTAATTATCGAAAATAGTATGTATATTTTTGAAGTGAAGTATTATAACTTTGATTTAACATTTGATGGTGAACTTTATTATTATGTAAATGGAGAGCAATTTCATGCGTTAAATAATCAGCTCGACAAAATTCGTAGATTAATGTATACCGTTTTTGAATATAAAGTCGATAAAATTGTGATTAAGCCTTTTTTCGTAAATAAAAACCAGACAATTTACTCAAAACACCGCGAGCAGTTTCTAACGATGGAAAACTATAAAGCATTCTTTAATTCAATTAAGAAATCTACATTCTATAATGAGGCCGTTGCAGCTGAACTCATTAATATGCGAAAGCCGAACGAGTTTGACAAACCATTAGAAATTCCGTATCACGAAGTTGAAAAAGGCGCATACTGCCCTAGCTGTTATCATAAATTAATAAAACACACTACTCGGAAGTTCCAATGTACACATTGTGATGCAACATTCTCAAGTCGTGAAATCATTGAGGCCAGCTTTAAAGATTTACCGATATTATTTCCAAACGTCGTTATAACGACAGCACTACTATATGACTGGTTCGGTGGCCTGATGAGTGAACGAAATTTGAGGAGGTACTGGGACAAACAAGAGATTAAGCACCCTTTTCAATTGAGCTTTAAACGAGAACAATAA
- the nfsA gene encoding oxygen-insensitive NADPH nitroreductase: METIDLLMNHRSIRKFKEQPLTSEQVKTLVTAAQHASTSSYVQSYSIIGVTDPDLKAALREVSGQTYVEHNGHLFVFIVDFNRHHHLGHHFEQPVDDYFSSTESLLVGTVDASLAAQNMAVAAESIGLGICYIGSLRNDMKRVSELLKLPEYTYPLFGMVVGVPDQEGSQKERLPFDVVYHENEYQPFEYRHYEAYDNRVSRYYEERTNGKRNDAWSAQVIQMLNGKPRLDVHDVLQFKGFLKQ; this comes from the coding sequence ATGGAGACAATCGATTTATTAATGAATCACAGGTCAATTCGTAAATTTAAAGAACAGCCTTTAACGTCAGAACAAGTGAAGACGTTAGTTACAGCAGCACAACATGCATCAACATCAAGCTACGTGCAGAGCTACTCGATTATTGGAGTGACAGACCCGGATTTAAAGGCAGCGTTACGTGAAGTGAGCGGACAAACTTATGTTGAACATAACGGGCACTTATTTGTATTCATTGTGGATTTCAATCGCCATCATCACTTAGGACACCATTTCGAACAACCTGTTGATGACTACTTTAGCTCTACAGAGTCATTACTAGTTGGAACCGTTGATGCATCACTTGCGGCACAGAATATGGCAGTAGCAGCAGAAAGCATCGGGCTCGGTATTTGTTATATAGGCTCACTGCGTAATGATATGAAACGTGTAAGTGAATTGCTGAAATTGCCTGAATATACATATCCTTTATTCGGGATGGTTGTAGGTGTTCCAGATCAAGAAGGCAGTCAGAAAGAAAGGTTGCCATTTGATGTTGTATATCACGAAAATGAATATCAGCCATTTGAATACCGTCATTATGAAGCGTATGATAATCGTGTCAGTCGTTACTATGAGGAAAGAACGAACGGAAAAAGGAATGACGCATGGAGTGCACAAGTGATTCAGATGTTAAATGGAAAACCGAGACTCGATGTGCATGATGTACTTCAGTTTAAAGGGTTTTTAAAGCAATAA
- a CDS encoding RluA family pseudouridine synthase has protein sequence MKLHVIKEWDKMTIEALLKHLQIPKKPTHELRMSKGITINGTPATFRDTLSAGDDLYLPIAQEKSNYKSSYRMCEVKYEDDYLAILVKPKGVKTHPNDMSESNTLLNHAIYTLDSDYVEPVHRLDQETVGLLLVAKNPFIKKILDRMLEERLIKRTYRAKVKSHLPLKTQTIDMPIGKDKFHPNKRRVSQTGDRAVTHIVSSKANGDGTADVELQLETGRTHQIRVHLAEIGHPVIGDPLYSDSNLRQLALESYKLEFVHPLTGEVVSAVLEQ, from the coding sequence ATGAAACTACATGTAATAAAAGAATGGGATAAGATGACGATTGAGGCATTACTGAAACATTTACAAATACCAAAAAAACCGACACACGAGCTACGCATGTCAAAAGGCATTACGATAAATGGCACACCTGCTACATTCCGTGATACGTTAAGTGCTGGGGACGACCTGTACTTACCTATCGCACAGGAAAAGAGCAACTATAAATCAAGTTATCGTATGTGTGAAGTGAAATACGAAGATGATTATTTAGCGATTCTCGTAAAACCTAAAGGCGTTAAAACGCATCCGAATGATATGAGTGAATCGAATACTTTATTAAATCATGCGATTTATACACTTGATTCTGACTATGTTGAGCCTGTGCATCGCCTTGACCAGGAGACGGTCGGCTTACTGCTCGTGGCGAAAAATCCATTCATTAAGAAAATATTAGACCGCATGCTGGAAGAGCGTCTCATTAAACGTACGTACCGTGCAAAAGTAAAAAGTCATCTCCCACTTAAGACGCAGACAATCGATATGCCAATCGGGAAAGATAAATTTCATCCGAACAAACGCCGTGTGTCACAAACGGGTGACCGCGCAGTCACACATATCGTTTCTTCAAAAGCGAACGGAGATGGAACTGCAGATGTTGAACTTCAACTTGAAACAGGTCGTACGCACCAGATTCGTGTTCATTTAGCAGAAATCGGGCATCCTGTTATCGGTGACCCACTTTACAGCGATTCAAATTTACGTCAGCTGGCACTTGAAAGTTACAAATTAGAATTCGTACATCCTCTCACTGGTGAAGTCGTAAGTGCAGTATTAGAGCAGTAG
- the queG gene encoding tRNA epoxyqueuosine(34) reductase QueG gives MNEQLKQEIIEYSKTIGIDAIGFTTAEPFHELRPKLEAYYNSGYASGFEKGSIEERIDPKRSLPEAESIIAIAVGYPNKLPNAPKSIRGSRRGIFARASWGIDYHTLLNKRLSLLESFILERVPDAKVMNMVDTGVLSDRAVAERAGLGYAAKNGFILNETLGTWTYLGEMLISIPFTPDKPVIDSCLDCTICIDRCPTGALIGNGQLDSKKCISFLTQTKGFMPDEYRAKIGNRLYGCDTCQQVCPKNRGINTEQDDIELEPETLKPLLVPLLKMNNKQFKSQFGHLAGAWRGKKPIQRNAILALAHFKEVDAIDDLKEVAENDVRPEIKGTAYWALGQIRESTHDYLRERIEHESDNDVRIEILKSLGSVK, from the coding sequence ATGAACGAACAGTTAAAACAGGAAATTATTGAATATAGTAAGACAATTGGTATAGACGCAATCGGCTTTACGACAGCAGAGCCTTTTCATGAACTGAGACCGAAGTTAGAAGCATATTACAATTCAGGGTATGCATCAGGATTTGAAAAAGGTTCGATAGAGGAGCGTATTGATCCGAAACGATCTTTACCGGAAGCTGAGTCAATTATCGCTATTGCAGTAGGATATCCGAATAAATTACCGAATGCACCAAAGAGCATTCGTGGTTCAAGACGTGGTATATTTGCACGTGCATCGTGGGGAATAGACTATCATACACTTTTAAATAAACGGTTGTCGTTGCTTGAATCCTTTATATTAGAACGTGTACCGGATGCTAAAGTAATGAATATGGTTGATACTGGTGTGTTAAGCGATCGTGCTGTAGCTGAAAGAGCGGGACTTGGATATGCAGCTAAAAACGGCTTTATTTTAAATGAAACACTCGGAACATGGACATATTTAGGTGAAATGCTCATTTCAATTCCTTTTACACCGGATAAGCCTGTTATCGACTCATGTCTGGACTGTACGATATGTATCGACCGTTGTCCGACAGGTGCACTGATCGGAAATGGTCAGCTTGATTCTAAGAAGTGTATCAGTTTCTTAACGCAGACGAAGGGCTTTATGCCGGATGAGTACCGTGCAAAGATTGGGAATAGACTATATGGTTGTGATACATGTCAGCAAGTTTGTCCGAAAAACCGCGGCATTAATACAGAGCAAGATGACATCGAACTGGAGCCGGAAACATTAAAACCGTTACTCGTACCACTCTTAAAGATGAATAATAAACAGTTTAAAAGTCAGTTCGGCCATCTCGCTGGTGCATGGCGTGGTAAGAAACCGATACAGCGTAATGCAATACTTGCACTTGCGCACTTTAAGGAAGTAGATGCAATAGATGATTTAAAGGAAGTTGCAGAAAATGATGTGCGTCCAGAAATTAAAGGAACAGCGTACTGGGCATTAGGACAAATTAGGGAATCGACACATGATTATTTAAGAGAAAGAATTGAGCACGAAAGTGACAATGATGTTAGAATAGAAATATTAAAAAGTTTAGGAAGTGTAAAATAA
- the ppx gene encoding exopolyphosphatase, with protein sequence MKRIGLVDIGSNTIRLVIFDYSVEIGLQELQNIKTPARLYQYLDSDKVMSDKGIDVLCDTLQSFEKVADKFNVDALYPVATAAVRQSQNIDAIIARVKAETGIDVRIISEEEEAFYGYYAVINTLDYTDGVTVDIGGGSTEVTYFEDKELKFSHSFPFGVVTLQKLFFDGKEHNDEEAIKQAGKYIKTQFESLKWLEKRKCPIIAIGGSARNIARIHQSLTEYPIAGVHGYGMKEKDLELVFETLINTPEDNLEDLDGLSRDRQDIIVPSCVLFNTLFDEVDATEFIFSRKGLREGVIMQVLEQEYTLPFDKDNVFKDSLRNLASDYNIKHDEAMQRTMIAETLYYELEKHDLIKGNKKDKTFLKHAAYLYYLGSYIDSDAASQHTYYILSNSSLNGISHKNRVKLALLASYKNKSLFKFYEEETQWFNSDEKDVIQMLGSILKFSYALNISNTNIVNTLYFEQKDDKYNLIIEYNGDPIAEEYQAERQKKHIEKIIKSKINLIFTKALQ encoded by the coding sequence ATGAAGAGAATCGGTTTAGTAGATATAGGATCAAATACAATCAGACTTGTAATCTTTGACTATTCAGTTGAAATTGGACTGCAGGAATTACAGAATATTAAAACGCCGGCACGCCTTTATCAATATTTAGATAGCGATAAAGTGATGTCAGATAAAGGGATTGACGTATTATGCGATACGCTTCAGAGCTTTGAGAAAGTCGCTGATAAATTTAACGTTGATGCATTGTACCCGGTCGCAACGGCTGCAGTGCGTCAATCTCAAAACATTGATGCGATTATTGCTCGTGTGAAAGCTGAAACAGGCATTGATGTACGCATTATTTCTGAAGAAGAAGAGGCATTTTATGGATATTATGCTGTCATTAATACGTTAGACTACACAGATGGTGTAACAGTTGATATTGGTGGCGGCAGTACGGAAGTTACATACTTTGAAGATAAGGAACTGAAGTTTTCTCATAGTTTCCCGTTTGGTGTAGTAACGCTTCAGAAGCTATTTTTCGACGGTAAGGAACATAACGACGAAGAGGCGATAAAACAAGCCGGAAAGTATATTAAAACACAGTTTGAAAGCTTGAAGTGGCTGGAAAAACGAAAATGTCCGATTATTGCAATTGGTGGTTCTGCACGTAATATCGCACGTATTCACCAATCATTAACTGAATATCCGATTGCGGGTGTACATGGCTATGGAATGAAAGAAAAAGATCTTGAACTCGTATTTGAGACGTTAATCAATACGCCAGAAGATAATTTAGAAGATCTGGACGGTTTAAGTCGAGATAGACAGGATATCATCGTTCCATCATGTGTATTATTCAATACGTTATTTGACGAAGTAGATGCTACCGAGTTTATCTTTTCACGTAAAGGATTACGTGAAGGCGTTATTATGCAAGTGCTTGAGCAGGAATATACTTTACCTTTTGATAAAGATAATGTGTTCAAAGATTCGCTGCGCAACTTGGCGAGTGATTATAACATAAAGCACGATGAAGCAATGCAGCGTACAATGATTGCTGAAACGCTTTATTATGAATTAGAGAAGCATGATTTAATTAAAGGGAATAAGAAGGATAAAACATTTTTAAAGCATGCTGCGTATCTTTATTATTTAGGAAGTTATATCGATTCGGATGCAGCAAGTCAGCACACATATTATATTCTTTCAAACTCAAGTTTAAATGGTATTAGTCATAAAAACCGCGTGAAACTTGCATTACTTGCCAGTTATAAGAATAAATCTTTATTTAAGTTTTATGAAGAAGAAACGCAGTGGTTTAATAGTGATGAAAAAGATGTCATCCAGATGCTTGGCAGCATATTAAAGTTTTCTTATGCATTAAATATTAGTAATACGAATATCGTGAACACGCTATACTTTGAGCAGAAAGACGATAAGTATAATCTGATCATCGAATACAACGGAGACCCAATTGCCGAAGAGTATCAGGCAGAGAGACAGAAGAAGCACATCGAAAAAATCATTAAATCTAAAATTAATCTTATATTTACAAAAGCTTTACAATAA
- the fumC gene encoding class II fumarate hydratase, giving the protein MSFRIEHDTFGEIQVPADKFWGAQTQRSKQNFPVGKEQMPIEVVYGFAHLKKAAAIVNKGLGKLSEAKSDAIVKACDDVLSGKLDAHFPLVVWQTGSGTQSNMNVNEVVAYVANNYLKASGSEETVHPNDDVNKSQSSNDTYPTAMHVALYHEIESKLMPSLNTLRNTLKEKEEKFELIIKIGRTHLQDATPLTLGQEISGWRYMLDKCEELLNTSKKELLSLAIGGTAVGTGINAHPEFGDRVAKQIGEQTGYAFFSSPNKFHALTAHDEVTFVHGALKALAADLMKIANDVRWLSSGPRAGLAEISIPENEPGSSIMPGKVNPTQSEMLTMVAVQVMGNDAAVGIAASQGNFELNVFKPVIMYNTLQSIYLLTDGMQSFNDNCAVGIEPIEENITKYLNESLMLVTALNPHIGYEKAAYIAKTAHKEGLTLKESALKSGYLTEEQFNEWIKPEEMIHPK; this is encoded by the coding sequence ATGTCATTTAGAATTGAACACGATACTTTTGGAGAAATTCAAGTACCTGCTGATAAATTCTGGGGTGCACAAACACAACGTAGTAAGCAGAACTTTCCAGTTGGGAAAGAGCAGATGCCGATTGAAGTTGTTTATGGATTTGCGCATTTAAAGAAAGCAGCAGCAATTGTAAATAAAGGGTTAGGGAAATTATCAGAAGCAAAAAGTGATGCAATCGTTAAAGCTTGTGATGATGTTTTAAGCGGAAAGTTAGATGCACATTTCCCACTTGTAGTTTGGCAGACAGGTAGCGGTACGCAAAGTAACATGAACGTTAACGAAGTGGTAGCTTATGTTGCAAACAACTACTTAAAAGCATCTGGCAGCGAAGAAACTGTTCACCCGAACGATGATGTTAATAAATCTCAAAGTTCTAACGACACGTATCCAACAGCGATGCATGTAGCACTATACCATGAAATTGAATCTAAATTAATGCCGTCATTAAATACATTACGTAATACATTAAAGGAAAAAGAAGAAAAGTTCGAATTAATTATTAAAATTGGTCGTACGCATTTACAGGATGCAACGCCGCTTACTTTAGGTCAGGAAATTTCAGGATGGCGCTATATGTTAGATAAGTGTGAAGAACTTCTGAACACATCTAAGAAGGAATTATTAAGTCTTGCTATTGGTGGTACTGCGGTAGGTACTGGTATTAATGCGCACCCTGAGTTTGGTGACCGCGTTGCGAAACAAATTGGTGAACAAACAGGATATGCATTCTTCTCATCACCAAATAAATTCCATGCATTAACAGCGCATGATGAAGTGACTTTTGTTCACGGTGCATTAAAGGCACTTGCTGCAGATCTTATGAAAATTGCAAACGATGTACGCTGGTTATCATCAGGACCACGTGCTGGTTTAGCTGAAATTTCGATTCCTGAAAATGAGCCAGGTTCATCAATTATGCCAGGTAAAGTAAACCCGACACAATCAGAAATGTTAACGATGGTTGCTGTTCAAGTTATGGGTAACGATGCAGCTGTTGGAATTGCAGCGAGTCAAGGTAATTTCGAACTTAACGTATTTAAACCTGTAATTATGTACAATACATTACAATCAATTTATTTATTAACGGATGGTATGCAATCATTCAACGATAATTGTGCAGTTGGTATTGAACCAATCGAAGAAAACATTACGAAATATTTAAACGAATCTTTAATGTTAGTGACAGCACTTAACCCTCATATCGGTTATGAAAAAGCGGCATATATTGCGAAGACTGCACATAAAGAAGGATTAACGTTAAAAGAATCTGCGCTTAAGAGCGGATATTTAACAGAAGAACAGTTTAACGAATGGATTAAACCTGAAGAGATGATTCATCCGAAATAA
- a CDS encoding nitroreductase family protein, with the protein MQVTELQNKLLTRRAVKQYDPEFKLSEAEILELLDAANKAPSAWNLQHWKFMVMHSDESKAQLLPIAFHQQQIVDASAVIVILGDKEANKNIDEICAPDIEKGRMTEEIKARIANQVNNAYENEHYAYEAAVMNSTFPAMQIMNFATLRDLGTCTIGGFNRTQLIETFKIDERYVPTMLITVGKATKTPRESDRRDVTSITSFH; encoded by the coding sequence ATGCAAGTTACAGAATTACAAAACAAATTACTGACACGTCGTGCAGTGAAACAATATGATCCTGAATTTAAACTATCAGAAGCAGAAATTTTAGAACTATTAGATGCTGCAAATAAAGCCCCATCAGCGTGGAATCTTCAACATTGGAAGTTTATGGTGATGCACTCTGATGAGAGCAAAGCACAGTTATTACCTATCGCATTCCACCAGCAGCAAATTGTAGATGCGAGTGCTGTTATCGTCATTTTAGGTGATAAGGAAGCAAATAAGAACATCGATGAAATTTGCGCACCTGATATTGAGAAAGGTCGTATGACAGAAGAGATTAAAGCACGTATTGCAAACCAGGTTAATAACGCATACGAAAATGAACATTATGCATACGAAGCAGCAGTAATGAATTCAACATTCCCTGCAATGCAGATTATGAACTTTGCAACATTACGTGATTTAGGTACGTGTACAATCGGTGGATTTAACCGTACACAATTGATCGAAACTTTTAAGATTGATGAACGCTATGTTCCTACTATGCTCATCACAGTTGGTAAAGCAACGAAAACGCCACGCGAATCAGATCGTCGTGACGTTACGTCAATTACATCATTCCATTAA
- a CDS encoding RNA degradosome polyphosphate kinase encodes MMNQNLDLGNKAYYNNREVSWVGFNRRVIEEAFDHKNPLLERIKFLAIASSNLDEFFMVRVGGLKDQVTMGFSEPENKTQMTPTEQLIAVDRANRDNVKLQYDQYHSLIRDLEGYNIYFKSVDELSPENYQIVEKKFNYEILPTLTPLGIDAYRPFPKLANKSLNIFVDIVTQSGENKSAIVQIPALLNRIIELTNGEKTVYVLLEDVITHFIDKLFHGYQVTRTFAFRITRNADLTIHEDGAEDLLIEIEKFLKKRKSGAAVRLEIDARCDASINASFLKNELEIEDRDVYKLEGPLDLTMLFQLSGMIEKRYPQLAFNPFEPCPPKYLGDKKLYEEALKRDIFFHHPYESFQPIVDFIKEASEDPNTLAIKQTLYRVSSDSPIIDALKNAAEAGKQVTVLVELKARFDEENNVHWARMLEEAGCHVIYGMTHLKTHSKITLVVKKVNDEIVPYVHLGTGNYNDKTAKIYTDMGIITTNKEIGEDAMNFFNYLSGYSEKPTYNKLHVAPFEIRDEFIEHINQEIECQKAHGNGLIIAKMNSLTDKTVIKKLYEASNAGVKIKLIIRGICCLKPGIPGVSENIRVISIVGRFLEHSRIYYFYHNGEEKMYLSSADMMTRNMIKRVEILFPIIDNKIVEELKDILNLQLDDNQKAREQDANGVYHYVRNDATAINSQEELMNRAEQFRRSLIKPKEVEHKPMMSKRSKLLGFVKNKLRRN; translated from the coding sequence ATGATGAATCAGAATTTAGACTTAGGAAATAAAGCATATTATAACAACCGTGAAGTAAGTTGGGTTGGATTTAACAGACGCGTTATTGAAGAGGCTTTTGACCATAAGAACCCTTTACTCGAACGCATTAAGTTTCTGGCAATTGCGAGTTCGAATTTAGATGAATTTTTTATGGTGCGTGTAGGGGGACTTAAAGATCAGGTGACGATGGGATTCAGTGAACCTGAGAATAAGACGCAGATGACTCCGACAGAACAGCTGATTGCAGTAGATCGTGCAAATCGTGATAATGTTAAGCTGCAATACGATCAGTATCATTCTTTGATTCGTGATCTTGAAGGCTATAATATTTACTTTAAATCGGTTGATGAACTATCACCGGAAAACTATCAAATTGTTGAGAAGAAATTTAACTACGAAATTCTTCCGACTTTAACACCGCTTGGAATTGATGCGTATCGACCATTTCCGAAACTTGCGAATAAATCATTGAATATATTCGTAGATATAGTGACACAGTCAGGTGAGAATAAGTCAGCAATCGTTCAGATTCCTGCGTTATTAAACCGTATTATCGAGTTAACGAACGGCGAAAAAACGGTTTATGTATTACTTGAAGATGTTATTACACACTTTATCGATAAGCTGTTCCATGGCTATCAGGTTACGCGTACATTTGCATTTAGAATCACGCGCAATGCAGATTTAACAATTCATGAAGATGGTGCAGAAGATTTACTCATTGAAATTGAAAAGTTTTTAAAGAAACGTAAAAGTGGTGCAGCAGTTCGTCTTGAAATTGATGCGAGATGTGATGCTTCAATTAACGCATCGTTTTTGAAGAATGAATTGGAAATTGAAGATCGAGATGTATATAAACTGGAAGGACCGTTAGATTTAACGATGTTATTCCAGCTGTCAGGCATGATAGAAAAGCGTTATCCGCAACTTGCATTCAATCCTTTTGAGCCTTGTCCACCGAAATATTTAGGTGACAAAAAGTTATATGAGGAAGCATTAAAGCGCGATATATTCTTCCATCATCCGTATGAGTCATTCCAGCCGATTGTGGACTTTATTAAAGAAGCGTCTGAAGACCCGAATACGTTAGCGATTAAACAGACATTGTATCGTGTATCAAGTGACTCACCGATTATTGATGCACTGAAAAATGCAGCAGAAGCGGGTAAACAAGTAACGGTACTCGTGGAATTAAAGGCACGCTTTGATGAAGAGAATAACGTTCACTGGGCACGTATGCTTGAAGAAGCAGGGTGCCACGTAATATACGGTATGACACACTTAAAAACACATAGTAAAATCACGTTAGTCGTTAAAAAAGTAAATGACGAAATCGTGCCATACGTTCATTTAGGAACTGGGAACTATAATGATAAAACAGCTAAAATTTATACAGATATGGGTATCATTACGACGAATAAAGAAATTGGAGAAGATGCAATGAACTTCTTCAATTACTTAAGCGGATACTCTGAGAAACCGACATATAATAAATTACATGTCGCACCATTTGAAATACGTGATGAGTTTATCGAGCACATTAATCAGGAAATTGAATGTCAGAAAGCGCATGGTAATGGTTTAATTATCGCGAAGATGAATTCACTTACGGATAAGACTGTTATTAAGAAATTATATGAAGCTAGTAACGCGGGTGTTAAGATTAAACTTATTATTCGTGGTATATGCTGCCTGAAACCTGGAATTCCTGGTGTCAGCGAAAATATTCGCGTCATTAGTATTGTAGGTAGATTTCTTGAGCATTCAAGAATTTATTACTTCTATCATAATGGTGAAGAGAAAATGTACTTATCTTCAGCGGATATGATGACACGTAACATGATAAAACGTGTAGAAATCTTATTCCCGATTATCGATAATAAAATTGTTGAAGAGTTAAAGGACATTCTGAATTTACAGTTAGATGATAATCAAAAAGCACGTGAGCAGGATGCGAATGGTGTATATCACTATGTGCGAAATGATGCTACAGCAATCAACTCTCAGGAAGAGCTGATGAATCGTGCTGAGCAGTTCAGACGTTCACTTATTAAACCGAAAGAAGTTGAACACAAACCAATGATGAGCAAACGCTCTAAATTATTAGGATTTGTGAAAAATAAACTAAGACGAAATTAA
- a CDS encoding glucosamine-6-phosphate isomerase: protein MAMNFKVFDDQLTAANYVADLFRKQMNNNPTSIIATALGNEADAVLVELLADVKKTPVDTSQIHIFDYDKKQAEYLNIGIVESQYHKGGKENIMPLIKEKAKTKQNKGKLTTLFATVTGGGSIGYKNLDQGDENGLRAAREVVILITGHDKVDIVRNLYRTEAGGRFEAANLKTHRMVNVVLDKDAAQGLPEDMREYFYQMYS, encoded by the coding sequence ATGGCAATGAACTTTAAAGTATTTGATGACCAATTAACAGCAGCAAACTACGTAGCAGACTTATTCCGTAAACAAATGAATAATAATCCGACTTCAATTATTGCAACGGCACTCGGAAATGAAGCGGATGCAGTTTTAGTAGAACTATTAGCAGATGTTAAGAAAACGCCAGTCGATACGAGTCAAATTCATATTTTTGATTATGATAAGAAGCAGGCAGAGTATTTAAATATCGGTATCGTAGAAAGCCAGTATCATAAAGGTGGTAAAGAAAACATTATGCCACTAATTAAAGAAAAAGCAAAAACGAAACAAAATAAAGGAAAACTAACGACGTTGTTCGCAACTGTAACAGGTGGTGGATCTATCGGTTATAAAAATTTAGATCAAGGGGATGAAAATGGATTACGTGCAGCACGTGAAGTAGTGATCCTAATCACTGGTCACGACAAAGTAGACATCGTACGTAACTTATACAGAACTGAAGCAGGTGGCAGATTTGAAGCTGCGAACTTAAAGACACACCGCATGGTAAACGTTGTGCTCGATAAAGATGCTGCACAAGGTTTACCAGAAGATATGCGTGAATATTTCTACCAAATGTACAGCTAA
- a CDS encoding SAS053 family DNA gyrase inhibitor produces the protein MSNNRYEDQENEMVTNFDDVVELGKEMEQISEQNAEDHESNKEES, from the coding sequence ATGTCAAACAATCGATATGAAGATCAGGAAAACGAAATGGTCACAAACTTTGACGATGTCGTTGAGCTCGGTAAAGAGATGGAACAAATTTCAGAGCAGAACGCAGAAGATCATGAATCGAATAAGGAAGAGTCTTAA